One segment of Deinococcus metalli DNA contains the following:
- the lysX gene encoding lysine biosynthesis protein LysX → MADLAVLYDRIRPDEKMLFEALDALGVPYDKVYVPQLSVTFDASGAAQVPWKVAIERCVSQSRGHAVTRALEGFGVKVINPAHVIELCGDKLATNARLHAAGLPTPRTGVAFDGDTALALIESMGYPVVLKPTVGSWGRMVSRLNDRAAAEAVIEHKEVLGGPQHGIFYVQALVDKPQRDIRAFVVGGECIGAIYRTSEHWITNTARGAKASNCPVTPEIADLARRAAAAVDGQIVAIDLVEDPHATNAWGGLLVIEINHTMEFKNSVSTTGVDIPRRMAEYAIGLLT, encoded by the coding sequence ATGGCCGACCTCGCCGTTCTCTACGACCGTATCCGCCCAGACGAGAAGATGCTGTTCGAGGCGCTCGACGCCCTCGGCGTGCCGTACGACAAGGTGTACGTGCCGCAGCTCAGCGTCACCTTCGACGCGTCCGGCGCCGCCCAGGTGCCGTGGAAGGTCGCCATCGAGCGCTGCGTGAGCCAGTCGCGCGGCCACGCCGTGACCCGCGCCCTGGAGGGCTTCGGGGTCAAGGTGATCAACCCCGCGCACGTCATCGAACTGTGCGGCGACAAGCTCGCCACCAACGCCCGGCTGCACGCGGCCGGCCTGCCCACCCCCCGCACCGGCGTCGCCTTCGACGGCGACACGGCCCTGGCCCTCATCGAGAGCATGGGCTACCCGGTGGTGCTCAAGCCCACCGTCGGCTCGTGGGGCCGCATGGTCAGCCGCCTGAACGACCGCGCCGCCGCCGAGGCCGTCATCGAGCACAAGGAGGTGCTGGGCGGGCCGCAGCACGGCATCTTCTACGTGCAGGCGCTGGTGGACAAGCCGCAGCGCGACATCCGCGCCTTCGTGGTGGGCGGCGAGTGCATCGGCGCGATCTACCGCACGTCGGAGCACTGGATCACCAACACGGCCCGCGGCGCGAAGGCCAGCAACTGCCCCGTCACGCCCGAGATCGCGGATCTCGCCCGGCGCGCCGCCGCCGCGGTGGACGGCCAGATCGTCGCCATCGACCTCGTCGAGGACCCGCACGCCACGAACGCGTGGGGCGGGCTGCTCGTCATCGAGATCAACCACACCATGGAATTCAAGAACTCGGTGAGCACCACCGGCGTGGACATCCCGCGCCGCATGGCCGAGTACGCCATCGGCCTGCTGACCTGA
- the proC gene encoding pyrroline-5-carboxylate reductase, producing the protein MKLAIVGVGKLGLALLEGVTARGIIPAGEIGLLDANVARVEDIASRTGARVVTRSQLGGAERILVALQPRVFPEVSEWLAQENVGYISTMAGVSVATLVRRLGTQRVVRVMPNLGATIGRSQTAITGPREAQEAGDLAFALDLFGAVGDAYDLPEHLFNAFTGMSASGPAYVAVVAEALADGGVRMGLPRVLANELAAKLLVSTGELLQRRAHPAMLKDEVSSPGGTTIAGLEALEAAGVRGGLIQAVVAATRRGTELGHDQE; encoded by the coding sequence ATGAAGCTCGCGATTGTCGGCGTCGGCAAACTCGGACTGGCCCTGCTGGAGGGCGTCACGGCGCGCGGCATCATCCCGGCGGGCGAGATCGGCCTGCTCGACGCGAACGTCGCCCGGGTCGAGGACATCGCCTCCCGGACCGGCGCGCGGGTCGTCACCCGCAGCCAGCTCGGCGGTGCGGAGCGCATTCTGGTCGCGCTGCAACCCCGGGTGTTCCCGGAGGTCAGCGAGTGGCTCGCGCAGGAGAACGTGGGGTACATCAGCACCATGGCGGGTGTCAGCGTGGCGACCCTGGTGCGCCGCCTGGGCACGCAGCGCGTGGTGCGCGTCATGCCGAACCTCGGTGCGACCATCGGCCGCAGCCAGACGGCCATCACCGGTCCGCGCGAGGCTCAGGAGGCCGGCGACCTCGCGTTCGCCCTCGACCTGTTCGGCGCGGTCGGGGACGCCTACGACCTCCCGGAACACCTCTTCAATGCCTTCACCGGCATGAGCGCCAGCGGCCCCGCCTACGTGGCCGTGGTCGCCGAGGCGCTCGCGGACGGCGGCGTGCGTATGGGCCTGCCGCGGGTGCTGGCGAACGAACTTGCCGCGAAACTGCTGGTGTCCACCGGAGAACTGCTGCAACGCCGCGCGCACCCCGCCATGCTCAAGGACGAGGTCTCCAGCCCCGGCGGCACCACCATCGCCGGCCTGGAAGCCCTGGAGGCGGCCGGCGTGCGCGGCGGCCTGATCCAAGCGGTGGTCGCGGCCACCCGCCGCGGCACCGAACTCGGCCACGATCAGGAATAG
- a CDS encoding HD-GYP domain-containing protein produces MAARQAALLRLSGLPLDALLAARWGVPQLIAPPTRLRPDATLTETAVLHAASPDGTWLRLSWQDASIIPEAAPEVARPIDVPAPLLEWLRLGPEDALGEAGRLLLGSVVTRAELTDGLSLHQLCLGDAPGTVGDHALLLGSPEEPLGELRLSAAPRDVPDDVHAVAWALTQVARHARQDAEIRRREHAAQRAADLHRALLSVVSGDAPPEAVVYAATRLLHARAGTRVTTRAGIPEAYGGWVTAQLRGQVMAQLAAGMDPRPTYAVLPADELPVLIVPLGSRGPRRSAWVFQLSRRPWFLRPQALDSVLEAARHPVHADVAADTRRGAGLKAPAGSAPRSVLGLLQHLTDSDAPAALASEGLAYLTPPGSGTWGAYLSVRSANDDGQGGGVVTLSSVARSGNDADHPRPAALQAVVAAFWHTVGDAGGLSLSAPHPLLPAPLRRLCLAPVRTAGGHRLAGVLVVGNGPEEARADAQMPTLLTVLAQQITRAAERQLAMRQLSRAREQTFRVLGRVLEHRSYETKGHTDRVTSLALKLGLQLNLTYDQLTVLRWGAYLHDIGKIAIPDAVLNKEGPLNRSERGLMHEHVVIGEGLLREQELVPEGVLEIVRHHHERWDGAGYPDGLRGDGIPLLARAFAVVDVYDALTSARAYKPSWTQERSLTELARMAGHALDPRLTGVFMDMIRRGDVSVTDDQHAPFVLPAD; encoded by the coding sequence ATGGCCGCCCGCCAGGCCGCCCTGTTGCGCCTGAGCGGCCTGCCGCTGGACGCCCTGCTCGCCGCCCGCTGGGGGGTGCCGCAGCTGATCGCGCCGCCCACCCGCCTGCGCCCGGACGCCACCCTGACCGAGACGGCGGTTCTACACGCCGCGTCGCCGGACGGCACGTGGCTGCGGCTGAGCTGGCAGGACGCGTCCATCATCCCTGAGGCCGCGCCCGAGGTGGCCCGGCCGATCGACGTGCCGGCCCCCCTGCTGGAGTGGCTGCGCCTTGGTCCAGAGGACGCCCTGGGCGAGGCGGGCCGGCTGCTGCTCGGATCGGTCGTGACGCGCGCGGAACTCACCGACGGGCTGAGCCTGCACCAGCTGTGCCTGGGCGACGCGCCGGGCACCGTCGGCGACCACGCCCTGCTGCTGGGCAGTCCCGAGGAACCGCTCGGGGAGCTGCGCCTGAGCGCGGCGCCGCGTGATGTGCCGGACGACGTCCACGCGGTCGCGTGGGCGCTGACCCAGGTGGCCCGCCACGCGCGCCAGGACGCCGAGATCCGCCGCCGGGAGCACGCCGCGCAGCGCGCCGCGGACCTGCACCGCGCGCTGCTGTCCGTGGTGAGCGGCGACGCGCCCCCGGAGGCGGTCGTGTATGCGGCCACCCGGCTGCTGCACGCCCGCGCCGGCACGCGGGTCACCACCCGCGCCGGCATCCCCGAAGCTTACGGCGGCTGGGTGACGGCCCAGCTGCGCGGCCAGGTGATGGCCCAGCTGGCGGCCGGCATGGACCCCCGGCCCACCTACGCCGTGCTGCCCGCAGATGAGCTGCCGGTGCTGATCGTGCCGCTGGGCAGCCGCGGCCCGCGCCGCAGCGCGTGGGTGTTCCAGCTCAGCCGCCGCCCGTGGTTCCTGCGGCCGCAGGCGCTCGACAGCGTGCTGGAGGCTGCCCGCCACCCGGTTCATGCGGACGTCGCCGCCGACACGCGCCGGGGGGCCGGACTCAAGGCGCCGGCGGGCAGCGCGCCGCGCAGCGTCCTCGGCCTGCTGCAGCACCTGACGGACTCGGACGCGCCGGCCGCGCTGGCGAGCGAGGGCCTGGCGTACCTCACGCCGCCCGGCAGCGGGACGTGGGGCGCGTACCTGAGTGTGCGCAGCGCCAACGACGACGGTCAGGGGGGCGGCGTGGTGACCCTCAGCAGCGTGGCGCGCAGCGGCAACGACGCGGACCATCCCCGGCCGGCGGCGTTGCAGGCGGTGGTGGCGGCGTTCTGGCACACGGTGGGCGACGCCGGCGGCCTCAGCCTGAGTGCGCCGCACCCTCTGCTGCCCGCGCCGCTGCGCCGGCTGTGCCTCGCTCCAGTCCGCACCGCGGGCGGGCACCGGCTCGCCGGCGTGCTGGTCGTCGGCAACGGCCCAGAGGAGGCCCGTGCGGACGCTCAGATGCCCACGCTCCTGACCGTGCTGGCGCAGCAGATCACGCGGGCGGCCGAGCGGCAGCTCGCCATGCGGCAGCTGTCACGCGCGCGCGAGCAGACCTTCCGGGTGCTCGGGCGGGTGCTCGAACACCGCAGCTACGAGACCAAGGGGCACACCGACCGCGTGACCAGCCTCGCCCTGAAGCTCGGCCTGCAACTGAACCTGACCTACGACCAGCTGACCGTGCTGCGCTGGGGTGCGTACCTGCACGACATCGGCAAGATCGCCATCCCGGATGCCGTGCTGAACAAGGAAGGCCCGCTGAACCGCAGCGAACGTGGCCTGATGCACGAGCACGTCGTGATCGGCGAGGGGCTGCTGCGCGAGCAGGAACTGGTGCCCGAGGGCGTGCTGGAGATCGTGCGCCACCACCACGAGCGCTGGGACGGCGCCGGCTACCCGGACGGGCTGCGCGGCGACGGCATTCCATTGCTGGCCCGCGCATTTGCGGTGGTGGACGTGTACGACGCTCTGACCAGCGCCCGGGCGTACAAACCGTCGTGGACACAGGAACGGAGCCTCACCGAACTCGCCCGGATGGCTGGGCACGCGCTCGACCCGCGCCTGACCGGCGTGTTCATGGACATGATCCGCCGCGGCGACGTCAGCGTCACGGACGACCAGCACGCGCCGTTTGTCCTGCCCGCCGACTAG
- a CDS encoding alpha/beta hydrolase family protein yields the protein MTQRATTSSDPDERPSLHEPPRRPSASVRPRRVLVTAVVAACAALGSSTVADAVASQTAPPAPVTVALDRWVRQNTAGGASYLRVPTTCAARACPLVIVSHPRAQTAERVRDSPQVNVLLTALLQANFAVLLSGDGGPNSWGSENALYTSAAAHLAAIRSYPWNGRTYALGLSMGGLLALRSALPGAPYEVRGVALIDAWVSLLGAWKSAPSRRMEIQAAYGLKAPTLGAPKVADYDPLHLTSLVPPLPLFIVSSPDDKVVPASINAQRLSSFAQPGVSDVVTLSGAHMGGNRFTPAVAGRLVAFLQRLERLAATRGS from the coding sequence ATGACGCAGCGGGCGACCACCTCCAGCGACCCGGACGAACGGCCATCCCTCCATGAGCCGCCCCGGCGCCCGTCTGCGTCTGTGCGGCCGCGCCGGGTGCTGGTCACGGCCGTGGTGGCCGCGTGCGCCGCGCTCGGCAGCTCCACCGTCGCGGACGCGGTTGCCAGCCAGACGGCGCCCCCGGCTCCGGTGACGGTCGCGCTCGACCGCTGGGTGCGGCAGAACACCGCCGGCGGGGCGTCCTACCTGCGGGTGCCCACCACGTGCGCGGCGCGCGCGTGCCCCCTGGTGATCGTGTCGCATCCGCGCGCCCAGACGGCCGAACGCGTGCGCGACAGCCCGCAGGTGAACGTGCTGCTCACCGCGCTGCTCCAGGCCAACTTCGCGGTACTCCTGAGCGGCGACGGCGGCCCGAACTCGTGGGGCAGCGAGAACGCGCTGTACACCTCGGCCGCCGCGCACCTCGCCGCGATCCGCTCTTACCCGTGGAACGGCCGCACCTACGCGCTGGGCCTGAGCATGGGCGGCCTGCTGGCGCTGCGCAGCGCGCTGCCCGGCGCGCCGTACGAGGTGCGCGGCGTGGCCCTGATCGACGCGTGGGTGAGCCTGCTGGGCGCGTGGAAATCCGCGCCGTCCCGCCGCATGGAGATCCAGGCCGCGTACGGTCTAAAGGCCCCGACCCTGGGCGCCCCGAAGGTCGCGGACTACGACCCGCTGCACCTCACGTCGCTGGTGCCGCCGCTGCCACTGTTCATCGTGAGCAGCCCGGACGACAAGGTCGTGCCCGCCAGTATCAACGCCCAGCGACTGAGCAGCTTCGCGCAGCCCGGCGTGAGCGACGTGGTCACCCTGAGCGGCGCGCACATGGGCGGCAACCGCTTCACGCCCGCCGTCGCCGGCCGGCTGGTGGCCTTCCTGCAACGCCTGGAACGCCTCGCGGCCACCCGCGGCAGCTGA
- a CDS encoding arginine--tRNA ligase, which yields MDLKAQLKHAVEAAAAQLGMPVDAAIQETPASKPGDYGTPAAFQMAKAGGGNPAQIAAQLAQTVALPAGFRRVEAAGPFLNFFLDGGAFVQDVVSRPFELPAQAGKVVIEHTSVNPNKELHVGHLRNVVLGDSMARIFRAAGHTVEVQNYIDDTGRQAAESVYAMEHYGRTWDGQQKYDHWLGEGYVRLNADPVKPDLEPGIREVMHQLEAGVLRPVVEQTVKAQLETCFRIGAAYDLLVWESDVVGSGFLSQAMNILEGSRYTTHPTEGKFAGAFIMDVSEFMPGLEEPNVVLRRSDGTAMYVAKDIGYQFWKFGLFEGMRFRPFMTDPAGKTIWTSAPDGEPDTARRFGHAGEVINVIDSRQKHPQLLVRSSLGVAGELEKEERSVHLSYEFVNLNGQTISGRRGITLSVDHALEEAGRRGFAELSAKNPDLAQRPDAPEIARRIGVGALRFAMLRNEPSRSFDFDLDKASSLSGDTAPYIQYAAVRAASILRKAQEAGYATDGTGADWDAVPDLDLTLAKQVAKLPEVVAQAVKAHSPHGVAQYALDLATSFNAWFNAKDRRGKPATNVLQSEPGLREARLALVGRLRQAFEETLDLIGIEVPAAM from the coding sequence ATGGACCTCAAGGCTCAGCTCAAGCACGCGGTGGAGGCGGCCGCCGCACAACTCGGCATGCCCGTGGACGCTGCCATTCAGGAAACGCCGGCCAGCAAGCCCGGCGACTACGGCACCCCCGCCGCCTTCCAGATGGCGAAGGCCGGCGGCGGAAACCCCGCGCAGATCGCCGCGCAGCTCGCCCAGACCGTCGCGCTGCCGGCCGGTTTCAGGCGGGTCGAGGCGGCCGGGCCGTTCCTGAACTTCTTCCTGGACGGCGGGGCCTTCGTGCAGGATGTGGTGTCGCGGCCCTTCGAGCTGCCGGCGCAGGCTGGCAAGGTCGTGATCGAGCACACCAGCGTGAACCCCAACAAGGAGCTGCACGTGGGGCACCTGCGCAACGTGGTGCTGGGCGACAGCATGGCCCGCATCTTCCGCGCGGCCGGGCACACCGTCGAGGTGCAGAACTACATCGACGACACCGGACGCCAGGCGGCCGAGAGCGTGTACGCCATGGAGCACTACGGCCGCACGTGGGATGGCCAGCAGAAGTACGACCACTGGCTGGGCGAGGGCTACGTGCGTCTGAACGCCGATCCGGTGAAACCAGACCTGGAACCCGGCATCCGCGAGGTCATGCACCAGCTGGAGGCCGGAGTGCTGCGCCCCGTGGTCGAGCAGACGGTCAAGGCCCAGCTGGAGACGTGTTTCCGTATCGGCGCGGCGTACGACCTGCTGGTGTGGGAATCCGACGTGGTCGGCAGCGGGTTTCTGAGCCAGGCGATGAACATCCTGGAGGGCAGCCGCTACACGACGCACCCCACCGAGGGCAAGTTCGCGGGCGCGTTCATCATGGACGTCAGCGAGTTCATGCCGGGCCTGGAGGAACCCAACGTGGTGCTGAGGCGCTCGGACGGCACGGCCATGTACGTCGCCAAGGACATCGGCTACCAGTTCTGGAAGTTCGGCCTGTTCGAGGGCATGCGCTTCAGGCCATTCATGACCGATCCCGCCGGAAAGACCATCTGGACCAGTGCCCCCGACGGCGAGCCCGACACCGCGCGGCGCTTCGGGCATGCCGGCGAGGTTATCAACGTGATCGACTCGCGCCAGAAGCACCCGCAGCTGCTGGTGAGGAGCAGCCTGGGCGTGGCTGGTGAACTCGAGAAGGAGGAACGCAGCGTCCACCTGAGCTACGAGTTCGTGAACCTGAACGGCCAGACGATCAGCGGCCGGAGGGGCATCACGCTGTCCGTGGATCACGCGCTGGAGGAGGCGGGACGCCGCGGTTTCGCGGAACTGAGCGCGAAAAACCCCGATCTCGCCCAGCGGCCAGATGCGCCGGAGATCGCCCGCCGTATCGGCGTGGGCGCGCTGCGCTTCGCGATGCTGCGCAACGAACCCAGCCGCTCCTTCGACTTCGACCTCGACAAGGCCAGCTCGCTGAGTGGCGACACCGCGCCGTACATCCAGTACGCCGCCGTGCGCGCCGCGAGCATCCTCCGCAAGGCCCAGGAGGCCGGGTACGCCACCGACGGCACCGGGGCCGACTGGGACGCCGTGCCGGACCTCGACCTGACGCTGGCCAAGCAGGTGGCGAAGCTGCCGGAGGTCGTGGCGCAGGCCGTGAAGGCGCACTCGCCGCACGGCGTCGCGCAGTACGCCCTGGACCTCGCCACGAGCTTCAACGCCTGGTTCAACGCGAAGGACCGCCGGGGCAAGCCGGCCACCAACGTCCTGCAATCGGAGCCGGGGCTGCGCGAGGCGCGGCTGGCGCTGGTCGGCCGGCTGCGTCAGGCCTTCGAGGAGACCCTCGACCTGATCGGCATCGAGGTCCCGGCCGCGATGTGA
- the lysW gene encoding lysine biosynthesis protein LysW, whose protein sequence is MSTVQFENPDTGATIELTNPELGELVIDDETGVEYEVVSVDPPRLEAAPNEAEDWGE, encoded by the coding sequence ATGTCTACCGTTCAATTTGAAAACCCGGACACCGGTGCCACCATCGAACTGACCAACCCCGAACTCGGCGAACTCGTCATCGACGACGAGACGGGCGTGGAATACGAGGTCGTGTCCGTCGACCCGCCCCGCCTGGAAGCCGCGCCCAACGAAGCGGAGGACTGGGGCGAGTAA
- a CDS encoding prephenate dehydrogenase produces MTADAAPVTPAPLFGTAVVAGVGLIGGSVALGLRQRFLARTVIGLDANMDVLREAEALGVVDEVRAAPGEWLRGADLVILAAPMRALTGLARDLAPYVNPGALVTDVGSVKGGIAAEMERLGVRSFVAGHPMAGSERGGVTHASASLLENAVWVLTPTESTPLTALSRARLLVEHLGAAPVVMPPDAHDALVATISHLPYLASLALTHMVARDERLSLLAAGGFRDLTRVASGDPRMSRDMVVENKDALRGALTRFRKQLERLEADLDDPEELLAAAHEGKRTRDSLPVVKRSLLPAKFDLVVAVPDKPNQIGAVTQALGAAHVNIKDIEVLAIREEGGALRLGLESPEEVQRAAALLRAQGFEVRGRG; encoded by the coding sequence ATGACCGCCGACGCCGCGCCCGTGACGCCCGCCCCGCTGTTCGGCACCGCCGTCGTGGCCGGCGTGGGTCTGATCGGCGGCAGCGTCGCGCTGGGGCTGCGCCAGCGCTTCCTGGCGCGCACGGTGATCGGCCTGGACGCCAACATGGACGTGCTGCGCGAGGCCGAGGCGCTGGGCGTGGTGGACGAGGTGCGCGCCGCGCCCGGCGAGTGGCTGCGCGGCGCCGACCTGGTGATCCTCGCCGCGCCCATGCGCGCCCTGACGGGTCTGGCGCGCGACCTCGCACCGTACGTGAATCCCGGCGCGCTGGTGACGGACGTGGGCAGCGTCAAGGGCGGCATCGCCGCCGAGATGGAGCGGCTGGGCGTGCGCTCCTTCGTGGCCGGGCACCCGATGGCCGGCAGCGAGCGGGGCGGCGTCACGCACGCGAGCGCGTCGCTGCTGGAAAACGCCGTGTGGGTGCTCACGCCCACCGAGTCCACGCCGCTGACGGCCCTCAGCCGCGCGCGGCTGCTGGTCGAGCACCTGGGCGCCGCCCCGGTCGTGATGCCGCCGGACGCCCACGACGCGCTGGTGGCGACCATCAGCCACCTGCCGTACCTCGCCAGCCTGGCCCTGACGCACATGGTCGCGCGCGACGAGCGCCTGAGCCTGCTGGCCGCCGGCGGCTTCCGCGACCTGACGCGCGTGGCGAGCGGCGATCCACGCATGAGCCGCGACATGGTCGTGGAGAACAAGGACGCGCTGAGGGGCGCCCTGACCCGCTTCCGCAAGCAGCTCGAGCGCCTGGAAGCCGACCTCGACGACCCGGAAGAGCTGCTTGCGGCCGCCCACGAGGGCAAGCGCACCCGCGACAGCCTGCCGGTCGTGAAGCGCAGCCTGCTGCCGGCCAAGTTCGACCTCGTGGTGGCCGTGCCGGACAAGCCCAACCAGATCGGAGCGGTCACGCAGGCGCTCGGCGCGGCGCACGTGAACATCAAGGACATCGAGGTGCTCGCCATCCGCGAGGAGGGCGGCGCGCTGCGGCTGGGCCTGGAGAGCCCGGAGGAAGTGCAGCGGGCCGCCGCGCTGCTGCGCGCCCAGGGCTTCGAGGTCCGGGGCCGGGGGTGA
- a CDS encoding glycosyltransferase family 2 protein: MQGSSAARIAVVIPAFNEEGTVADVVRVARQFTPEVVVASDGSSDATAAVARAAGATVVELTENAGKGHALGAALAATDADYIVMLDADLTGLTPAHLGTLVRPVLDGTLDMSIGVFEGGGFVTDWGNKLTPHLSGQRACRREWLVGVPHLTDERWPEPAITAHLKETGARWDYVELPNVAQVVKEKKRGFWKGAGARTRMYAQLLTYRARRK; the protein is encoded by the coding sequence ATGCAGGGCAGCTCTGCCGCTCGGATCGCGGTCGTCATTCCGGCCTTCAACGAGGAGGGCACGGTGGCGGACGTGGTGCGCGTGGCCCGCCAGTTCACGCCGGAGGTGGTCGTCGCCTCGGACGGCAGTTCGGACGCCACAGCCGCGGTCGCGCGGGCCGCCGGGGCCACGGTGGTGGAACTGACGGAGAACGCCGGCAAGGGCCATGCGCTGGGTGCGGCCCTCGCGGCGACGGACGCCGACTACATCGTGATGCTCGACGCGGACCTCACGGGCCTGACGCCCGCGCACCTCGGCACGCTGGTGCGGCCGGTGCTGGACGGCACGCTGGACATGAGCATCGGCGTGTTCGAGGGGGGCGGGTTCGTGACGGACTGGGGCAACAAGCTCACGCCGCACCTGAGCGGGCAGCGCGCGTGCCGCCGCGAGTGGCTGGTGGGCGTGCCACACCTGACGGACGAACGCTGGCCCGAGCCCGCCATCACGGCGCACCTCAAGGAGACTGGCGCGCGCTGGGATTACGTCGAGCTGCCGAACGTGGCGCAGGTGGTCAAGGAGAAGAAACGCGGCTTCTGGAAGGGGGCGGGCGCCCGCACGCGCATGTACGCCCAGCTGCTCACATACCGCGCCCGCCGCAAATGA
- a CDS encoding acyltransferase — MTAPSAPSAPSVQPTPRRRPSARASVDTFRGITILEVIIHHSTGVALRHLPPDSTSYLVAEIVNRTLHFAVPAFVFLSALVLTRSLLRRYDLRRYAFRRTLRAAWPYLLWTVLYALWYVWTGQRTASALDDPAQWRSWLLYGKASFHLYFLLVALEVYAVLPLLVLIARRRPRISDMLLIGIPLQLGLYFLNRYVLHLQYPTSTVMWYVLPLLLGVSVGSRLREFPQWWLRHRWALLALLAAVFAFYLPESLKFLRTGHATPVLFDALSWAYTTLVALLLLGVVWRMQLRPGALQRRLANLGIVSLQVYLMHPVVLQFLEGWNPPRGTEFEVLSTLVVYLLIATIIPALIAQMLRRTAVGLLLFGR; from the coding sequence ATGACCGCTCCGTCGGCGCCCTCCGCGCCGTCCGTGCAGCCCACGCCCCGCCGCCGGCCATCCGCGCGGGCGAGCGTGGACACCTTCCGGGGCATCACGATCCTGGAGGTGATCATCCATCACTCGACGGGCGTGGCCCTGCGGCACCTGCCGCCGGACAGCACGTCGTACCTGGTGGCCGAGATCGTGAACCGCACGCTGCACTTCGCGGTGCCGGCCTTCGTGTTCCTGTCCGCGCTGGTCCTGACGCGCAGCCTGCTGAGGCGCTACGACCTGCGGCGCTACGCCTTCCGCCGCACGCTGCGCGCCGCGTGGCCGTACCTGCTGTGGACCGTGCTGTACGCCCTGTGGTACGTGTGGACCGGTCAGCGCACGGCGTCGGCCCTGGACGACCCGGCGCAGTGGCGCTCGTGGCTGCTGTACGGCAAGGCCAGCTTCCACCTGTACTTCCTGCTGGTGGCTCTGGAGGTGTACGCCGTGCTGCCCCTGCTGGTGCTGATCGCCCGCCGCCGCCCACGGATCTCCGACATGCTCCTGATCGGGATTCCGCTGCAACTCGGACTGTACTTCCTGAACCGCTACGTGCTGCATCTGCAGTACCCGACCAGCACCGTGATGTGGTATGTCCTGCCGCTGCTGCTGGGCGTATCGGTGGGCTCGCGCCTGCGCGAATTCCCGCAGTGGTGGCTGCGGCACCGCTGGGCGCTGCTGGCACTGCTGGCGGCCGTGTTCGCGTTCTACCTGCCGGAGTCGCTGAAATTCCTGCGGACCGGACACGCCACGCCGGTGCTGTTCGACGCGCTGTCGTGGGCGTATACCACGCTGGTCGCGCTGCTGCTCCTGGGCGTGGTATGGCGCATGCAGCTGCGGCCGGGCGCGCTGCAACGCCGGCTGGCAAACCTGGGCATCGTGAGTCTGCAGGTGTACCTGATGCATCCGGTGGTGCTCCAGTTCCTCGAGGGCTGGAATCCGCCGCGCGGCACGGAATTCGAGGTGCTGTCCACCCTGGTCGTGTACCTGCTGATCGCGACCATCATCCCCGCCCTGATCGCCCAGATGCTGCGGCGCACGGCGGTCGGCCTGCTGCTGTTCGGACGCTAG
- a CDS encoding TSUP family transporter, with protein sequence MPGPDVLLYGVPLAFVAGFIDAVAGGGGTITLPTLFLMGLTPPQVVATNKLLAIFGSGSATVQYARKGHIEWPLVGRLIPLALVGSALGAYLVHFVDPAAFRTLVAVVILGVGTLVLLNKRFGLDDRYPGLTARVLALTLPGAFIVGMYDGFLGPGTGTFLMFLFALSGFNLVRASGNARAINFATNLGAFVFFLIGGQMVFWIGLPMGVANALGAALGARMAMLRGSAFVKWMYAVIVLLVAARLLFA encoded by the coding sequence GTGCCCGGCCCAGACGTCTTGCTGTACGGAGTGCCCCTCGCGTTCGTGGCGGGCTTCATCGACGCCGTCGCGGGGGGCGGCGGCACCATCACGCTGCCCACCCTGTTCCTGATGGGCCTGACGCCGCCGCAGGTGGTCGCCACGAACAAACTGCTGGCGATCTTCGGTTCGGGCAGCGCGACCGTGCAGTACGCCCGCAAGGGGCACATCGAGTGGCCGCTGGTGGGCCGGCTGATCCCGCTGGCCCTGGTGGGCAGCGCGCTGGGTGCGTACCTCGTGCACTTCGTCGATCCTGCCGCCTTCCGCACGCTGGTCGCGGTGGTGATCCTGGGCGTGGGGACGCTGGTGCTGCTGAACAAACGCTTCGGTCTGGACGACCGCTACCCCGGCCTGACCGCGCGCGTGCTGGCCCTGACCCTGCCCGGCGCGTTCATCGTCGGCATGTACGACGGCTTCCTGGGGCCGGGCACCGGCACCTTCCTCATGTTCCTGTTCGCATTGAGCGGCTTCAATCTCGTGCGGGCCAGCGGGAACGCGCGCGCCATCAACTTCGCCACGAACCTGGGCGCGTTCGTGTTCTTCCTGATCGGCGGGCAGATGGTGTTCTGGATCGGCCTGCCGATGGGCGTGGCGAACGCCCTGGGGGCCGCCCTGGGCGCGCGGATGGCCATGCTGCGCGGCAGCGCCTTCGTGAAGTGGATGTACGCGGTGATCGTGCTGCTGGTCGCCGCCCGGCTGCTGTTCGCGTGA